AGGCGACGCACCCAATTGCCGTCGGCCTTGCCCTTGAAGCGGACCATGACGGGCCCCATCACCCTTCCCAGGTCCCGGGGGCCCGAAGCTCCCACCTCCCGGACCACGTCGGCGATGGCGGCTTCGATCTCCTCCTGAGAGAGTTCGGGCGGCAGGTAGCCGCCGAGCAGAAGAGCCTCGGCCTCTTCGGCCTCGGCCCGTTCGACGGCTCCTCCCCTGCGGAAGGCCTCGGCGGCCTCACGACGCTGCTTGACGAGACGGCGGACGAGAGCGATCTCTTCCTCCTCGTCGAGAGGACCGGAACGTCCTCCCTGAGTCGCGGCCGTCTCGAGGGCGGCCTTGAGCAGACGAAGGGCCGAGAGGCGCGATGCGTCGCGGGCTTTCATGGCCTTGATGACATCCAGATGGACCTGTTCGAGAAGGCTCACGGTCGTCTACCTCTTCTTCGTGCCTCGCCGTCTGGCATCGGCAATCTTGCGCTTTTTGGCCTCGCTGGGCTTCTCGTAATGCTCCCGCTTGCGGGCCTCCCGTAGATTGCCGTCCTTTGAGACAAGCCTTTTGAAACGACGCAAGGTGTCATCGATGGATTCGTTGTCTCTGCGAACGATTGTGGTCATTCACATTCCCCCCTTTCTATGCCACCATCAGCTAACCCGGTGGCCAGCGGAAAGAGCGTCCCGCTAACAGGTGAACGTGAAGGTGGGGGATCGTCTGCCCCGCCTCCTCGCCGCTGTTGACGACGAGGCGGAAACCTTTCTCGACAAGACCGAGCCGATGCGCGGCGGCGACGGCGGCAGTCATGACGGTGGACCAGATCCGACCGTCGTCGACTTCGGAGGCCGAGGCCACATGCCTTCGGGGAATGACAAGCAGATGGATCGGAGCCTGAGGGGCGACATCGCGAAGGATGAGGACCTCTTCATCCTCGTAATAGATCTCGGCCGGAAGGCGACCCTCGGCGATCTGGCAGAAGACGCAGGATTCCAACGAATCGCTCCCTCCTTCGCGACAGAAAGTCCTTGCTATTCTATCCTAGGTCGCCCTGAGACACAACAGAGCGGGCCCAGACTCGAACGGCCGCCGCGGGGTGATCGACGGCGAGTTTCTTCAGCGAGAAGACGGCCCAGGCCGGGGCACCGCAGCGATGGAGAAGGCGAAGGAGGGGGATGAGCAGGGCCTCCTCGTTCCGACGGAGAAGGCGGGAGAGACTCAGGTCGTCAGGCGGAGGCGCCGACAGAGGCCATTGGGCCAGGGCTTCGGCGACGACCTTCTCTGAGCGGTGGGAGAGCCAGGGCGTCAACAGGCCTGCGCGATCGGCGAGGCCGCGCAGGGACCGGACCAGGCGAAGGGCGACGTCGGCATCGATGGAAAGGACACGGCGCGACAGAAGGACCATGATCTCCCTGTTGGCGGGGCCGACGAGGTCGATGACGCGGTCCAGGACTTCCCGCTCCAGGGAGGGGCGGCAGAGAAGGTCCACGAGGGCCCTGCGGACCGCTTCCTCTCCGACGCGGGCGGCCAGCCCCTCCAGGGCGAGAAGGACGACAGCAGGATGGGCGCTGCGTAACCGTTCCAGGTGGCCCGAAAGGTCTTCCCTCTTGCGCTCCGCCGACTTTCGCAGAAGGGCCTCGACGCGCCGCGTCGCCTCGTCGAGAGCCTCGTCGAGGCGACGCTGTCTCGTCTTTTCCCTGGCAGGCTCCGCCTCCTTCCGGCGCTGCCCTTTTCCCGTCCTGGGCCGGGAGGTTCCGTGAGGCGGCGAAGGGCGGAGAGGTCCCTGAGGCGTCTTGCCCGAGAGGAGAAAACCCTTGATGTCCATATAGGCCTCGTTGATCTCGGCGAAACGGGCCGAGCTTTCGGGCCCGGCCACGTCGGGGTGGCAGGTCCGGGCAAGGCGGCGGAAGGCCGACTTGACCTGATCCCAGTCCGACTGAGGGGCGATGCCCAAAAGGCGGAAGCGCGACTCGAGCTCGCAGGGAATCATGAGACGACCTCCCTCTCCAGGGTGGAGACGAGAAGATCGAGGGCCGCCAGGGCCTCTTTTCCGATGGCCGCGTCGTCGCCGGGAAGGAGGTGGGTTTTGTCGACGAGAAGGCGCACCCTTTGCTGGCTTCCGGCGTCGAGAAGTCCCGTCAGCAGGGCCAGCTTCCGTTCGAGACGCTCTCTATCCCGCAAGAAGGCCTCGACGGGATCTTCTCTCTCCCCTCCCAGGGTGAGAACCCGCCACATTCGTTCCTCCCCTCGGCGGACCTCGACGTGAAGCGAGCCTCCTCCATCGACGCGAAAGGCGATCTCGACCTCGTCGCCTCGGGCCAGAGGCGACACGGAGAGGTTGCCGAGAGAACGCTCCCCTTCGCGCGAAGCCTGAAGGACCTCGACGTGGATCCGGCCTCCGCCGGTGGCGACGAAACGTCTCCTGGCCGAGGCGGGAAGGGGCGTCCCCCTTTCGAGAAGGAGGGCCACAGCGCCGTCGGCCGTGCGGATGCCCAGCCCCTCGGAGAGGACGTCGAGGAGGAGACGCTCCTTTTTGCGGGGCAACCCCCTCAGGGCGGCCCCACAGACGACGGCCTCGTCGGGACAGAGACGCAGATGTCCGGCTTTCATTCCCCGCTTTTCCAACAGTTTGCGGAGGAGGGGAATGCGGCTGCTTCCGCCCACCAGAAGAAGCGTCTCGGGACGATGGCGTCGCCAGAGGTCCTCCGTCAGGGCCACGATTTCCTCGAGAAGGGGGGAAGCCAGTCGCTCCAGCTCCTCCCGCGTCACCTCGACGGGAGAAGAGGCGTCGGGGAAGAGGCCGGCCGGAACGTGCCAGGGGCAGGACTGAGCCTCGGAAAGGACGATCTTGATCGTCTCCGCCTCGGCCAGAAGGAGAGGCCATCGGGGATCGTTCTCCTCCGCCCCGTACCCGCAGCGCCGGAAGAGATCCTCGGCCAGGAGCCTGTCGACATCGGCACCTCCGAGATCGCTTCTCCCCCGGCTTTCGAGTATCTGCCAGACGCCCTCCTCGACCTCGACGACGGAGAGATCGACGGTGCCGGCGCCGAAGTCGAGGACGAGATGACGGCCCGCGCTCTCCGTGGCGAGGGCGGCCGCCGTCGGCTCGTTGACGAGGAGGGTCGTCTCGAACCCGGCCCGCCGGGCCGCGCCGGAAAGGGCTTCCCGCTCGGCGAAACTGAAGTGGGCCGGGAGAGCGAGAACGCAGGAGGCGACGTAACGCCCCAACAGGGCCTCGGCATCCTCACGGAGAAGGCGAAGAAGGGGAACGAGAAGCTCCTCGGGCGAGTAGGACCGACCGTCACAGCGGGCCGTCCAGCCCGATCCGATGCGACGTTTCACGTTCCACCAGGCCCGGTCGGGACGAAGAAGGGCGACGCGGGCGGCCTCTTCCCCGGCGAGCCAGCCCTTTTCCGTCAGGGCGACCACGGAGGGCGTCCGCTTGCCACCCCAGCGATTGGGCAGGACAAGGGGACGCCCGTCGTCCCCGCAGAGAGCCGTCAGGGCATAGCGCGTTCCCAGATCGATGCCGAGCATCGTTTCATCCACAGAGATCACCTCACCGACAGGGAAAGGGGAAAGGCCAGGAGACGTCCTCGGACCTCTTTCTCGACGCGTAGCGTCACCACATCGCCGACGGAGGCCCTCCCCGGGGCCTCGACATCCAGGTAGTGGGCCGAAAGCCCCCCGATGCCACCGCCTTCGGAGTTCTCGACGACGACCTGAACCTCTCGGTCGACCCAGCGGCGGGCGTAACGCGAGAGGAGGCGCTCGCCCAGATCGATGGCGCGGCGACAGCGCTCCCGCAGAACCTCAGGGGAAAGGCGGCCGGGCAGGGAAGCCGCCTCCGTACCCTTGCGGGGAGAAAAGGGGAAGACATGGAGCCGCCCCAGATTCAGGGCCTGAAGCAGATCGAGAGATCGGCCGAAGGCCGCCTCCGTCTCGCCGGGAAAGCCCACGAGAAGGTCCGTGCTGATGTGAAGGTCATCGCCCCAGAGACGCCGTAACCGCCCCACGAGGGCCCGGAAATCGGCCGCCCCGTAACCCCGCCTCATCCGGACGAGGACTTCGTCGTCGCCGCTCTGAAGAGGCAGATGGAGATGAGGAGAGAATACAGGAGAGGCAGCCAGAAGGGCAAGAAGGGAATCGTCGAGGGCGAAGGGTTCGAGGGAACCGAACCGGAGGCGTTTCAGCCCCTTGACGGAGGCGACGGCCCCGACGAGATCGGCCAGGGAGAGGCCAAGATCCCGACCGTAAAGGCCCAGATGGATGCCCGTGAGGATCACCTCGGGACAGCCCGAGGCGACGACGGAGCCGATCTCCCCCAACACGTCGTCCAGCGGACGACTCTGGGGATGCCCCCTGAGGCGGGGAATGATGCAGTAGCTGCAGAAATGGTCGCACCCGTCCTGGACCTTGACGAAAGCCCGGCTGTGGAGATGGGGACGGCCCATGAAAAGGGGATCCCACCGTGCGGGAGGGGAAAGGCTCTGGCGGAGCACCGTCCCCGCCGGAAGGCGACCTTCGATCAGGGCCTCCACGGCCCCGACCAGTTCGGCCTTGCGACCGTTGCCGACGACGAGATCGACGCCGACGGAGGCGATCTCGTCGTCATCGGCCCTCTGGGCCCAGCAGCCGACGGCGACGACAAGGGCCTCGGGAACCCGCCGCTTCAGTCGCCGCAACAGCTGGCGGCTCTTGCCGTCGGCCGCCGACGTGACGGAACAGGAAAGAAGAAGGGCCACGTCCCAGGGAGGGCCATCGACGAGGCTCGCTCCGCCTGCGACGAAGGCATCGGCCAAGGCATCGGCCTCATACTGGTTGGTCCGGCAGCCCAGAACTTCGATGCGGACCTTCAGCCCCTCAAGAGAGGACACGACGCCCTCCAAGCCAGCCCTGGACGGCCCAGGAGGAGACGACGGCCGCCGCCGTGAACGCCCGCAGGATTCGGTGCCCCAGGTAGACGGGGAGGAAGGAGGCCCCTCTAAGACAGGATTCCTCTCCGGCCGACCAGTCCCCTTCGGGCCCGACGGCCAAAACGAGGGAGGAGGGGACATCGAGAGAGGCCAGAGGCGGCGCCGAGGCGTCGATGGCCGCCACGAAGCGACTGGAGGGAAGGTCGAGTGTCAGGGCCTGTTCGACGGAGCAGGGCCTGTCGAGGAGGGGAATCGTCGAGGAGCGACACTGTTTGGACTCCTCCTGAACGATCTTGCGCCATCGGGCCAGTTTCTTCTCCGCCTTACCGTCGTCGAGGCGGACGACGGAGTGATCGCAGCAGAGGGGGACGATCCGTGAGACGCCGATCTCCGTCACCTGGCGAAGAAGGAGATCGAAAGAATCTCCCTTCAGCAGCCCCGCAAGAAGGACGATCTCCGGTCCCTCGTCGGAGGCGGAAAGCTCCTCGACGAAACGGACCGCCCACTTTTCGCCGCGACGCTCGAGGCGCGTCAGGACGATCCGGCCCGGCAGAAGGCCTTCGACGAAGGAGCCCTCCCGACTGTGACGGACCGTCATCAGGTGATGGGCCTCCTCCTCGGAGAGAAGCCAGAGCCCCTCTTCCAGGAGGGGGCACCCCTCAAGCCGGAATCTCGGCCACGACACCCCACCACTCCCCCTTGGTCCGATCCTCGATTTCGATGAGCCCATGAAGGGCCAGGGCCTCACGGAAAGGCTCCCTGTCCCTCAGGGAGAGGCCGGCGAAAAGGGCCCTCCCGCCGGGGCGAAGAACCCGGGAGAGATCGGGAAGCATGAGCACGAGGGGATCGAAGAGAATGTTGGCCGTCAGAAGGTCGAAGGGACCTTCGAGCCCCTTGAGGAGATCGCCTTCGGCGACGTCGAGCTCCCTTTCCGTCAGGCCGTTGAGGGCGCGATTTTCCTTCACCTCGACGATGACGGCCGGATCGAGATCGCGGGCCTCGACGTGGGAGGCCCCCAACTTGGCGGCGGCGATGGCCAGAATGCCCGACCCCGTGCCGATGTCGGCTACGGCCATTTCCCTTTGCAGATGACGCTCGAGGAATTCCAGGGCCAGCTGGGTGCTCTCGTGATAGCCCGTGCCAAAGGCGCTCTTGGGATGGATGTAGAGGGGCAGCCTGCCTGCGGGTTCACTGCCGCTGTGCCAGGGGGCGAGAACGACCAGCCCTTTGCCGACGGGCAGAGGAGGAAAGGCCTCTTTCCACTCCGTATGCCAGGGACGATTATCGATCCGCCCCATGTCCACGACGGAGACACCGGGCCAGGACTCGAGGACGGCGTTGACCTCCCCAAGCCAGTGGGCCAGGTCTCTGCCGCTGCGGAAAAAGAGCCGAGACCGGACGGACCGGGGCAGATCCTGAATTTCGGCGCCGATGCTCCCGCAGAGCTCGGCAAGGGAGACGAGCATCTCGTCGTCACCCGCCTTCGCCTCCAGAGTGATGTACCACCAGAAACTCTCCGACATGGCCATGGTCTCCCTCCTTCCGAAGAAAAAGGGAGGCGGTAGTCGCCTCCCTGACTCCTGCCACAGTGTATCACGAACGACGCAACCCTCGACCTAGGCGCCGAAGAACCCCTTGAGTTTGTCGAGCAGCCCCTGAGACTCCTTGACGGAGACATCCATCTCCCGAGCCAGTCCGGCCAGAAGGGCCTTCTGCTTTTCCGTGAGGTTCGCCGGCACATCGACGACAACGCGGACCAGAAGATCTCCGGCCCGTCCCCCTGCCGAAAGGCGGGGCATTCCCTTGCCCTTGACGCGCAGGGTCGAACCGGACTGGGTCCCCGGCGGAACATCCAGGCTCTGAAGTCCCTCCAGAGTGGGAACCTGGATCTCGCAGCCCAGAGCCGCCTGCGGAAAGGCGATGTGCATTTCGACGTGGAGGTTGTCCCCCTCGCGCCGGAAGCGGGGATCGGCCCGGACGGAGACGACGAGAAAGAGATCGCCGGGAGGACCTCCGTTGAGCCCGGCCTCACCCTCGCCGGAGATGCGCAGCCGCGTCCCCCTGTCGACGCCGGGAGGGATCCTCACCTCCACCGTCCGCCTGTCGCGGTAACGGCCGGCACCGCCGCAGCGGGAACAGACCTTTTCGACGATTTTGCCCCGTCCCTGACAGTTGGGGCAGGTGTTGACGGAGACGAATTCGCCGAAGGGCGTCCTCTGGCGCTGCTCCACCTGCCCCTTGCCTCCGCAGGTCGGACAGGTCCTGGGCGAGCTGCCCGGTTCGGCTCCCGTGCCGCCGCAGCGCTCGCAGCTCTGCCAGCGAGGGATCTCGACCTTGCGCGTCACTCCCCGATAGGCCTCTTCCAGGGTAAGGGAGATCTCCATCTCCAGATCGGCTCCCCGCCTGGGGGCGTTGGGGTTCCGGCGACCGCCGAAGCCGCCGAAACCGCCGCCGAACATGGTCTCGAAAAGATCGCCGAAGACGTCGCCCACGTCGCCGCCCTCGCCGAAGGGGGAACCGCCGCCGGTCATGTCTCCGACGGTGCCGAACTGATCGTACTGGACCCGTTTCTGGGGATCGCTCAGAACCTCGTAGGCTTCGGCGACCTCCTTGAACTTCTGTTCCGCCTCTTTATTGCCGGGGTTGGCATCGGGATGGTATTTGCGCACCAGCCGACGGTAGGCCTTCTTGATATCCTCGACGGAGGCGTCTTTCGGCACGCCGAGAATCTCATAGTAGTCGCGACGTCCTCCGGAGGCCACCTTATCTCACTCCTAGGCCCGGGTGGAATCGTTGAACTCGGCGTCGACCGTCGGTCCCTCCGATGCGGAACCGCCTTCCGGAGAGGCGCCGGGCTGGCCGGCCTGGGCCTGCTGGGCGTACAGGCGCGTCGACAGCTCCTGAAGCGACTGGGTCAGCTTCTCGGCGGCAGCCTTGATAGCCGCCGTATCTTCGCCCTCCTGAGCCTTGCGGGCCGAGGCGATCTCGCCCTCGATCCGTCCCCGCTCGTCGGCGGAGGCCTTGTCGCCCAGATCCTTGAGGAGCTTTTCGGCGTTGTAGCTCAGGCTCTCGATCTCGTTGCGGGCCTCGATGAGCTCCTTCTTCTTCCGATCCGTCTCCTCGTTGGCCTCGGCGTCGCGCTGCATCCGATCGATCTCCTCCTCGGAGAGGCGCGACGACTGGATGGTGATGTGCTGTTCCTTGTTCGTGGCCATATCCTTGGCCGTCACGTTCAGGATGCCGTTGACGTCGATGTTGAAGGTCACCTCGATCTTGGGAATCCCTCTCGGTGCGGGCGGAATGCCGTCGAGGGAGAAGGAACCCAGCTTGACGTTGTCGGCGGCCATGGCCCGTTCCCCCTGGAGGACGACGATCTCGACCTGGGGCTGATTGTCGGCGGCCGTCGTGAAGATCTGGCTCTTCGACGTGGGGATGGCCGTGTTGCGGTCGATGATCTTGGTGAAGACGCCGCCCATCGTCTCCAGCCCCAGGGAGAGGGGCGTCACGTCGACGAGGACGATGTCCTTGTGCTCGCCCGTCATGATGGCGCCCTGGATGGCCGCGCCGGCGGCGACGCACTCGTCGGGGTTGATCCCCTTCGTGGGCTCCTTGCCGAAGATCTCCTTGACCTTGCGCTGGACCATCGGCATCCGCGTCGAGCCGCCGACGAGGAGAATCTTGTCGATCTGGGACGTCGAGAGACCCGAGTCCTCCAAGGCGCGACGGCAGGGAACGGCGACGCGCTCGATGAGATCGGTCGTCATCTCCTCGAAGCGAGCCCGGGTGAGGGCCATCTCGAGATGTTTGGGGCCGCTCTGGTTGGCCGTGATGAAGGGGAGAGAGATGGTCGTCTCGGCCATGGAGGAAAGTTCGACCTTGGCCTTCTCGGCCGCCTCGCGGAGACGCTGAAGGGCCATGCGGTCCTTGCTCAGGTCAATTCCCTCGGCCTTGCGGAACTCCTCCGTGAGCCACTGAACGATCCGCTCGTCCCAGTCGTCGCCTCCCAGAAGGTTGTCGCCGCTCGTGGAGAGGACCTCGAAGACGCCCTCGCCCACGTCGAGGATGGAGACGTCGAAGGTGCCGCCGCCAAGATCGAAGACGAGGATCTTGTTCTCGCCCTCCTTGTTGGCGCCGTAGGCCAGGCAGGCCGCCGTAGGTTCGTTGATGATGCGCAGGACCTCGAGACCGGCGATCTGACCGGCATCTTTCGTGGCCTGCCTCTGGGCGTCGGTGAAATAGGCCGGAACGGTGACGATGGCCTTCGTCACCGTCTCTCCCAGATAGTCCTCGGCGTCCTTTTTCAGCTTCTGAAGGACCATGGCCGAGATCTCCTGGGGCGTGTAGGGCTTGCCGTCGATGGAGACACGATGGTCGGTCCCCATCTTGCGCTTGATGGACTGGATCGTCCGATCGGGATTGACGATGGCCTGACGCTTGGCCAGCTGACCGACGAGACGCTCCCCCTCCTTGGTGAAGGCAACGACGGAGGGCGTCAGACGACTCCCCTCGGCGTTGGCAATGATGGTGATATTTTCTCCCTCTTTGACGGCGACGACGCTGTTCGTCGTCCCAAGGTCGATTCCGATAACCTTTGCCATAAAAGTCACCTCTTCAGTTTCGTATCGTTCGGATTAGCTCTTTCGACCCACCTGGACCTGAGCGGGCCTGATGACGCGCTCCTCCAGGCAGTAACCCTTTTGAATCTCGCAGACCACGCAATCCTCTCCGCCCTCATCAGCCGGGCAGAGGGCCACGGCCTCGTGACGGGCCGGATCGAAGGGCAGGCCGACCGTCTCGATGGGAACGACGCCGATGTCGGCAAGAACCTGCAGGAACTGGCGCTGAACCATGGAGACGCCGCTG
The DNA window shown above is from Aminithiophilus ramosus and carries:
- a CDS encoding 50S ribosomal protein L11 methyltransferase, with the protein product MAMSESFWWYITLEAKAGDDEMLVSLAELCGSIGAEIQDLPRSVRSRLFFRSGRDLAHWLGEVNAVLESWPGVSVVDMGRIDNRPWHTEWKEAFPPLPVGKGLVVLAPWHSGSEPAGRLPLYIHPKSAFGTGYHESTQLALEFLERHLQREMAVADIGTGSGILAIAAAKLGASHVEARDLDPAVIVEVKENRALNGLTERELDVAEGDLLKGLEGPFDLLTANILFDPLVLMLPDLSRVLRPGGRALFAGLSLRDREPFREALALHGLIEIEDRTKGEWWGVVAEIPA
- the dnaJ gene encoding molecular chaperone DnaJ, translating into MASGGRRDYYEILGVPKDASVEDIKKAYRRLVRKYHPDANPGNKEAEQKFKEVAEAYEVLSDPQKRVQYDQFGTVGDMTGGGSPFGEGGDVGDVFGDLFETMFGGGFGGFGGRRNPNAPRRGADLEMEISLTLEEAYRGVTRKVEIPRWQSCERCGGTGAEPGSSPRTCPTCGGKGQVEQRQRTPFGEFVSVNTCPNCQGRGKIVEKVCSRCGGAGRYRDRRTVEVRIPPGVDRGTRLRISGEGEAGLNGGPPGDLFLVVSVRADPRFRREGDNLHVEMHIAFPQAALGCEIQVPTLEGLQSLDVPPGTQSGSTLRVKGKGMPRLSAGGRAGDLLVRVVVDVPANLTEKQKALLAGLAREMDVSVKESQGLLDKLKGFFGA
- a CDS encoding MiaB/RimO family radical SAM methylthiotransferase, whose protein sequence is MEGVVSSLEGLKVRIEVLGCRTNQYEADALADAFVAGGASLVDGPPWDVALLLSCSVTSAADGKSRQLLRRLKRRVPEALVVAVGCWAQRADDDEIASVGVDLVVGNGRKAELVGAVEALIEGRLPAGTVLRQSLSPPARWDPLFMGRPHLHSRAFVKVQDGCDHFCSYCIIPRLRGHPQSRPLDDVLGEIGSVVASGCPEVILTGIHLGLYGRDLGLSLADLVGAVASVKGLKRLRFGSLEPFALDDSLLALLAASPVFSPHLHLPLQSGDDEVLVRMRRGYGAADFRALVGRLRRLWGDDLHISTDLLVGFPGETEAAFGRSLDLLQALNLGRLHVFPFSPRKGTEAASLPGRLSPEVLRERCRRAIDLGERLLSRYARRWVDREVQVVVENSEGGGIGGLSAHYLDVEAPGRASVGDVVTLRVEKEVRGRLLAFPLSLSVR
- a CDS encoding Hsp70 family protein; translated protein: MDETMLGIDLGTRYALTALCGDDGRPLVLPNRWGGKRTPSVVALTEKGWLAGEEAARVALLRPDRAWWNVKRRIGSGWTARCDGRSYSPEELLVPLLRLLREDAEALLGRYVASCVLALPAHFSFAEREALSGAARRAGFETTLLVNEPTAAALATESAGRHLVLDFGAGTVDLSVVEVEEGVWQILESRGRSDLGGADVDRLLAEDLFRRCGYGAEENDPRWPLLLAEAETIKIVLSEAQSCPWHVPAGLFPDASSPVEVTREELERLASPLLEEIVALTEDLWRRHRPETLLLVGGSSRIPLLRKLLEKRGMKAGHLRLCPDEAVVCGAALRGLPRKKERLLLDVLSEGLGIRTADGAVALLLERGTPLPASARRRFVATGGGRIHVEVLQASREGERSLGNLSVSPLARGDEVEIAFRVDGGGSLHVEVRRGEERMWRVLTLGGEREDPVEAFLRDRERLERKLALLTGLLDAGSQQRVRLLVDKTHLLPGDDAAIGKEALAALDLLVSTLEREVVS
- a CDS encoding J domain-containing protein, which produces MIPCELESRFRLLGIAPQSDWDQVKSAFRRLARTCHPDVAGPESSARFAEINEAYMDIKGFLLSGKTPQGPLRPSPPHGTSRPRTGKGQRRKEAEPAREKTRQRRLDEALDEATRRVEALLRKSAERKREDLSGHLERLRSAHPAVVLLALEGLAARVGEEAVRRALVDLLCRPSLEREVLDRVIDLVGPANREIMVLLSRRVLSIDADVALRLVRSLRGLADRAGLLTPWLSHRSEKVVAEALAQWPLSAPPPDDLSLSRLLRRNEEALLIPLLRLLHRCGAPAWAVFSLKKLAVDHPAAAVRVWARSVVSQGDLG
- a CDS encoding GatB/YqeY domain-containing protein, producing MSLLEQVHLDVIKAMKARDASRLSALRLLKAALETAATQGGRSGPLDEEEEIALVRRLVKQRREAAEAFRRGGAVERAEAEEAEALLLGGYLPPELSQEEIEAAIADVVREVGASGPRDLGRVMGPVMVRFKGKADGNWVRRLVQESLANL
- the dnaK gene encoding molecular chaperone DnaK, which produces MAKVIGIDLGTTNSVVAVKEGENITIIANAEGSRLTPSVVAFTKEGERLVGQLAKRQAIVNPDRTIQSIKRKMGTDHRVSIDGKPYTPQEISAMVLQKLKKDAEDYLGETVTKAIVTVPAYFTDAQRQATKDAGQIAGLEVLRIINEPTAACLAYGANKEGENKILVFDLGGGTFDVSILDVGEGVFEVLSTSGDNLLGGDDWDERIVQWLTEEFRKAEGIDLSKDRMALQRLREAAEKAKVELSSMAETTISLPFITANQSGPKHLEMALTRARFEEMTTDLIERVAVPCRRALEDSGLSTSQIDKILLVGGSTRMPMVQRKVKEIFGKEPTKGINPDECVAAGAAIQGAIMTGEHKDIVLVDVTPLSLGLETMGGVFTKIIDRNTAIPTSKSQIFTTAADNQPQVEIVVLQGERAMAADNVKLGSFSLDGIPPAPRGIPKIEVTFNIDVNGILNVTAKDMATNKEQHITIQSSRLSEEEIDRMQRDAEANEETDRKKKELIEARNEIESLSYNAEKLLKDLGDKASADERGRIEGEIASARKAQEGEDTAAIKAAAEKLTQSLQELSTRLYAQQAQAGQPGASPEGGSASEGPTVDAEFNDSTRA
- a CDS encoding HIT domain-containing protein yields the protein MESCVFCQIAEGRLPAEIYYEDEEVLILRDVAPQAPIHLLVIPRRHVASASEVDDGRIWSTVMTAAVAAAHRLGLVEKGFRLVVNSGEEAGQTIPHLHVHLLAGRSFRWPPG
- the rpsU gene encoding 30S ribosomal protein S21 — translated: MTTIVRRDNESIDDTLRRFKRLVSKDGNLREARKREHYEKPSEAKKRKIADARRRGTKKR
- a CDS encoding RsmE family RNA methyltransferase → MSWPRFRLEGCPLLEEGLWLLSEEEAHHLMTVRHSREGSFVEGLLPGRIVLTRLERRGEKWAVRFVEELSASDEGPEIVLLAGLLKGDSFDLLLRQVTEIGVSRIVPLCCDHSVVRLDDGKAEKKLARWRKIVQEESKQCRSSTIPLLDRPCSVEQALTLDLPSSRFVAAIDASAPPLASLDVPSSLVLAVGPEGDWSAGEESCLRGASFLPVYLGHRILRAFTAAAVVSSWAVQGWLGGRRVLS